From the genome of Zalophus californianus isolate mZalCal1 chromosome 6, mZalCal1.pri.v2, whole genome shotgun sequence, one region includes:
- the RAB15 gene encoding ras-related protein Rab-15 isoform X2, translating into MKTIEVDGIKVRIQIWDTAGQERYQTITKQYYRRAQGIFLVYDISSERSYQHIMKWVSDVDEYAPEGVQKILIGNKADEEQKRQVGREQGQQLAKEYGMDFYETSACTNLNIKESFTRLTELVLQAHRKELDGLRTRASNELALAELEEEEGKPEGPVNSSKACWC; encoded by the exons ATGAAGACCATAGAGGTAGATGGCATCAAAGTACGAATACAGATTTG GGACACAGCGGGGCAGGAGAGATATCAGACCATCACAAAGCAGTACTACCGACGGGCCCAG GGAATATTTTTAGTCTACGACATTAGCAGCGAGCGCTCTTACCAGCACATCATGAAGTGGGTCAGTGATGTGGATGAG TATGCACCAGAAGGTGTCCAGAAGATTCTTATAGGGAATAAGGCTGATGAAGAGCAGAAGCGGCAGGTGGGAAGGGAGCAAGGGCAGCAG CTAGCTAAGGAGTATGGCATGGACTTCTATGAAACAAGTGCCTGCACCAACCTCAACATTAAAGAG TCTTTCACGCGGCTGACGGAGCTGGTGCTGCAGGCCCACAGGAAGGAGCTGGATGGTCTCCGGACACGCGCCAGCAACGAGTTGGCATTGGCcgagctggaggaggaagagggcaaaCCTGAGGGCCCAGTGAACTCTTCGAAAGCCTGCTGGTGCTGA
- the GPX2 gene encoding glutathione peroxidase 2, translating to MAYIAKSFYDLSAISLDGEKVDFNTFRGRAVLIENVASLUGTTSRDFTQLNELQCRFPRRLVVLGFPCNQFGHQENCQNEEILNSLKYVRPGGGFQPTFTLVQKCEVNGQNEHPVFAYLKDKLPYPDDDPFSLMTDPKFIIWSPVRRSDVAWNFEKFLIGPEGEPFRRYSRTFPTINIEPDIKRLLKVAI from the exons ATGGCTTACATAGCCAAGTCCTTCTACGACCTCAGTGCCATCAGCCTGGACGGGGAGAAGGTAGATTTCAACACGTTCCGAGGCAGGGCCGTGCTGATTGAGAACGTGGCCTCGCTCTGAGGCACGACCAGCCGGGACTTCACCCAGCTCAACGAGCTGCAATGCCGCTTTCCCAGGCGCCTGGTGGTTCTTGGCTTCCCTTGCAACCAATTTGGACATCAG gagaacTGTCAGAATGAGGAGATCCTGAACAGTCTCAAGTATGTCCGCCCTGGGGGTGGATTCCAGCCCACCTTTACCCTTGTCCAAAAGTGTGAGGTGAATGGTCAGAACGAGCATCCTGTCTTCGCCTACCTGAAGGACAAGCTCCCCTACCCTGATGATGACCCATTTTCCCTCATGACCGATCCCAAGTTCATCATTTGGAGCCCGGTGCGCCGCTCAGATGTGGCCTGGAACTTTGAGAAGTTCCTTATTGGGCCCGAGGGGGAGCCCTTCCGCCGCTACAGCCGCACCTTCCCTACCATCAACATTGAGCCTGACATCAAACGCCTCCTCAAAGTTGCCATATAG